A part of Anser cygnoides isolate HZ-2024a breed goose chromosome 15, Taihu_goose_T2T_genome, whole genome shotgun sequence genomic DNA contains:
- the CYP2W1 gene encoding cytochrome P450 2W1 isoform X1 — MAAFMPIFICGLCLLLLLTALYVLQGFKQSALKLPPGPFPLPIIGNLHLLDIRRQDKSLMKISEKYGPVFTVHLGFRKAVVLTGYEAVKDALLNTADVFADRPVIPIFHHIQHGNGVFFSSQELWRKTRRFTVAAMRDLGMGKRLAEERILEELQFLIRLIKSFKGGPFRLRCLNTAPTNITFAILFGRRFDYEDPTFVTLLRLIDEVMLLLGSPFLHLFNFYPFLGFLFKPHKIILKKIEEVCVILKKHIKESKKNINGNSLTSYIDALVFKQEEKNKDTPFHDENVLASALDLLMAGTETTSTTLQWAVLLMMKYPEIQKKVHAEIERVLGPGCLPTFEDRKKMPFTTAVIHEVQRFVTLLPHVPRCTSTDTHFKGYFIPKGTTVIPLLTSVLLDKTQWETPDEFNPNHFLDSEGNFVKKKAFLPFSTGRRNCIGESLATVELFIFFTGLIQKFTFKPPPGVKESELDTTAEAGFTMRPHPQCACAVLRP, encoded by the exons ATGGCTGCCTTCATGCCCATCTTCATCTGTGGTCTGTGCTTGTTGCTTTTATTAACTGCACTCTATGTTTTACAAGGTTTTAAGCAATCAGCTTTAAAATTGCCTCCCGGTCCATTTCCTCTTCCAATCATTGGCAACCTGCACTTGCTGGACATCAGAAGGCAAGACAAGTCCCTAATGAAG ATTTCAGAGAAATACGGGCCAGTGTTCACTGTTCACTTGGGGTTTCGGAAGGCGGTGGTGCTGACTGGCTACGAGGCAGTGAAAGACGCCCTGCTGAACACGGCGGATGTGTTTGCAGACAGACCCGTTATTCCAATCTTCCATCACATCCAACATGGAAATG GTGtgttcttctcttctcaagAGCTCTGGAGGAAGACACGGCGGTTCACCGTGGCAGCCATGCGAGACCTTGGCATGGGGAAGCGTCTGGCAGAAGAAAGGATCCTTGAGGAGCTTCAATTTCTCATCAGACTGATCAAATCCTTCAAAG GTGGACCTTTCCGACTTCGGTGTTTGAATACAGCCCCCACCAACATCACCTTTGCTATACTCTTTGGGAGAAGGTTTGATTATGAAGACCCAACATTTGTCACTCTGCTAAGACTCATAGATGAAGTTATGCTCCTTCTTGGGTCTCCGTTCTTGCAT ctatttaATTTCTACCCATTCCTTGGATTTCTCTTCAAACCTCACAAgattatactgaaaaaaatagaagaggtGTGTGTGATCTTAAAGAAGCACATCAAGGAGagcaaaaaaaacattaatggaAACAGCCTGACAAGCTATATTGATGCACTGGTATTCAAACAAGAG gaaaaaaataaagatactcCTTTTCATGATGAAAATGTATTGGCCTCTGCACTTGACCTGCTCATGGCTGGCACTGAAACAACATCCACAACATTGCAATGGGCTGTTCTGCTAATGATGAAGTACCCTGAGATTCAAA AAAAGGTGCACGCAGAGATTGAGCGAGTTCTTGGCCCTGGCTGCTTGCCTACCTTTGAGGACCGGAAAAAAATGCCCTTCACCACTGCAGTCATTCACGAAGTGCAGAGATTTGTCACCCTCCTGCCACACGTTCCCCGGTGCACCTCCACTGACACACATTTTAAAGGCTACTTCATACCCAAG GGAACTACAGTGATTCCTCTGCTcacctctgtgctgctggatAAAACACAGTGGGAGACGCCAGATGaattcaacccaaaccatttccTTGATTCAGAAGGGAACTTCGTAAAGAAGAAAGCATTCCTGCCCTTCTCAACAG GGCGGAGAAACTGCATTGGAGAAAGCCTTGCCACAGTGGAgctcttcatcttcttcacTGGCTTGATCCAGAAATTTACTTTTAAGCCTCCACCTGGGGTCAAAGAATCAGAGCTGGACACAACTGCAGAGGCTGGATTCACCATGAGACCCCATCCGCAGTGTGCCTGCGCTGTGCTACGCCCATAA
- the CYP2W1 gene encoding cytochrome P450 2W1 isoform X2: MAAFMPIFICGLCLLLLLTALYVLQGFKQSALKLPPGPFPLPIIGNLHLLDIRRQDKSLMKISEKYGPVFTVHLGFRKAVVLTGYEAVKDALLNTADVFADRPVIPIFHHIQHGNGVFFSSQELWRKTRRFTVAAMRDLGMGKRLAEERILEELQFLIRLIKSFKGGPFRLRCLNTAPTNITFAILFGRRFDYEDPTFVTLLRLIDEVMLLLGSPFLHLFNFYPFLGFLFKPHKIILKKIEEVCVILKKHIKESKKNINGNSLTSYIDALVFKQEEKNKDTPFHDENVLASALDLLMAGTETTSTTLQWAVLLMMKYPEIQKKVHAEIERVLGPGCLPTFEDRKKMPFTTAVIHEVQRFVTLLPHVPRCTSTDTHFKGYFIPKTLLSQEI, translated from the exons ATGGCTGCCTTCATGCCCATCTTCATCTGTGGTCTGTGCTTGTTGCTTTTATTAACTGCACTCTATGTTTTACAAGGTTTTAAGCAATCAGCTTTAAAATTGCCTCCCGGTCCATTTCCTCTTCCAATCATTGGCAACCTGCACTTGCTGGACATCAGAAGGCAAGACAAGTCCCTAATGAAG ATTTCAGAGAAATACGGGCCAGTGTTCACTGTTCACTTGGGGTTTCGGAAGGCGGTGGTGCTGACTGGCTACGAGGCAGTGAAAGACGCCCTGCTGAACACGGCGGATGTGTTTGCAGACAGACCCGTTATTCCAATCTTCCATCACATCCAACATGGAAATG GTGtgttcttctcttctcaagAGCTCTGGAGGAAGACACGGCGGTTCACCGTGGCAGCCATGCGAGACCTTGGCATGGGGAAGCGTCTGGCAGAAGAAAGGATCCTTGAGGAGCTTCAATTTCTCATCAGACTGATCAAATCCTTCAAAG GTGGACCTTTCCGACTTCGGTGTTTGAATACAGCCCCCACCAACATCACCTTTGCTATACTCTTTGGGAGAAGGTTTGATTATGAAGACCCAACATTTGTCACTCTGCTAAGACTCATAGATGAAGTTATGCTCCTTCTTGGGTCTCCGTTCTTGCAT ctatttaATTTCTACCCATTCCTTGGATTTCTCTTCAAACCTCACAAgattatactgaaaaaaatagaagaggtGTGTGTGATCTTAAAGAAGCACATCAAGGAGagcaaaaaaaacattaatggaAACAGCCTGACAAGCTATATTGATGCACTGGTATTCAAACAAGAG gaaaaaaataaagatactcCTTTTCATGATGAAAATGTATTGGCCTCTGCACTTGACCTGCTCATGGCTGGCACTGAAACAACATCCACAACATTGCAATGGGCTGTTCTGCTAATGATGAAGTACCCTGAGATTCAAA AAAAGGTGCACGCAGAGATTGAGCGAGTTCTTGGCCCTGGCTGCTTGCCTACCTTTGAGGACCGGAAAAAAATGCCCTTCACCACTGCAGTCATTCACGAAGTGCAGAGATTTGTCACCCTCCTGCCACACGTTCCCCGGTGCACCTCCACTGACACACATTTTAAAGGCTACTTCATACCCAAG ACGTTGTTGTCCCAGGAGATTTGA
- the LOC106033533 gene encoding cytochrome P450 2W1-like, with the protein MSFLISFISDPVLVCLLCAAVLLAVIYFSTGSKNSSFKLPPGPTPLPIIGNLHLVDIRRQDKSLMKLAEEYGPVFTLHFGFQKVVVLTGYEVVREALVNYTEEFVDRPSIPIFDQIQNGNGVFFSIGELWRTTRRFTVSSMRNLGMGKQMMEGKVFEELHFLIEMIKSFKGEPFSLRSFNIAPINITFLMLFGDRFDYKDPTFLTLLRLIDEVMILLGSPYLNYFNFYPFLGFLFKTHKILLEKIEDVRAIIRQYMKASREDINENSVRSYTDALIFKQHEEKNKKDSIFHDENLIASILDLVMAGTETTATTLQWAILLMMKYPEIQKKVQEEIGRTIKVGTWATYEDRKNMPFTNAVLHEVQRFITLLPHVPRCTAVDTHFRGYFLPKGIIVIPSLTSVLLDKTQWETPHQFNPNHFLDAEGNFVKREAFLPFSTGRRNCIGESLAKMELFVFFVGLLQTFTFQPQPGVSESDLDLTVPQTTFTLRPRPQATCAILRE; encoded by the exons atgtcttttttaatttcttttatctcTGATCCTGTATTAGTTTgtctgctctgtgcagcagtATTATTAGCTGTAATCTATTTTTCAACCGGCTCtaaaaattcatcttttaaattGCCTCCTGGTCCAACTCCTCTTCCGATCATTGGTAACCTGCATTTGGTGGATATTAGAAGGCAAGATAAATCTCTAATGAAG CTTGCGGAAGAATATGGCCCGGTCTTCACCCTCCATTTTGGCTTCCAGAAAGTTGTGGTCCTGACTGGGTACGAAGTTGTGCGGGAGGCGCTTGTGAACTACACAGAGGAGTTTGTAGACAGACCATCCATCCCAATATTTGACCAAATTCAGAACGGAAACG GTGTGTTCTTCTCCATCGGGGAGCTGTGGAGAACAACGCGGAGATTCACCGTGTCCAGCATGCGCAACCTCGGCATGGGCAAACAAATGATGGAAGGGAAAGTCTTCGAGGAGCTTCACTTCCTTATCGAGATGATCAAATCCTTCAAAG GGGAACCTTTCAGCCTGAGGTCCTTCAACATCGCTCCGATCAACATCACCTTCCTCATGCTCTTTGGGGACAGGTTTGACTACAAGGACCCAACATTTCTCACTCTCTTAAGACTCATAGATGAAGTTATGATTCTTCTGGGATCTCCATATTTGAAT TATTTCAATTTCTACCCGTTCCTTGGATTTCTCTTCAAAACCCATAAGATTTTGCTTGAGAAAATAGAAGACGTGCGCGCCATTATAAGGCAATACATGAAGGCAAGCAGGGAAGATATCAATGAGAACAGCGTGAGGAGCTACACTGATGCACTGATATTCAAGCAACACGAG gagaaaaacaagaaagacaGCATCTTCCACGACGAAAACTTAATAGCATCCATACTGGACCTGGTCATGGCAGGAACAGAGACCACAGCCACGACACTCCAGTGGGCCATCCTGCTGATGATGAAGTACCCGGAGATTCAGA AAAAGGTGCAAGAGGAGATTGGAAGAACCATCAAAGTTGGAACATGGGCCACGTACGAGGACCGGAAGAACATGCCCTTTACCAACGCGGTGTTACACGAAGTGCAGAGGTTTAtcaccctcctgccccacgtTCCCCGCTGCACTGCTGTTGACACCCACTTCAGGGGCTACTTCCTACCCAAG GGTATAATCGTAATCCCATCACTcacctctgtgctgctggaCAAGACGCAGTGGGAGACACCACACCAGTTCAACCCCAACCACTTCCTCGATGCTGAAGGGAATTTTGTGAAGAGGGAGGctttcctgcccttctccacAG GGCGAAGGAACTGCATCGGAGAAAGCCTGGCCAAGATGGAGTTGTTTGTCTTCTTTGTAGGATTGCTGCAGACATTTACTTTCCAACCCCAGCCAGGAGTTTCAGAGTCTGACTTGGACCTCACTGTCCCCCAGACAACGTTCACGTTAAGGCCTCGGCCTCAGGCAACCTGTGCTATCCTACGTGAATAA